One window from the genome of Nicotiana sylvestris chromosome 9, ASM39365v2, whole genome shotgun sequence encodes:
- the LOC138878575 gene encoding uncharacterized protein: protein MRRFEKYRRRAHWHSYLQYDHDRDIFEVRTAIREHQRNNLQTVNETSRLCSCGKWIIYHMPCAHAMKCFQQVGLGATNYVDRQYSIVAYTDTYSGQLQPLGAEHYWPSELFKMVCNKDYLRKLQVQKRSRIRNQMDVGDTVYARKWSICSQIEHYHRKCPSASVGGGGNLAPGASSSNVPNYQGYT from the coding sequence atgagaagatttgagaagtacaggaggcgagcacattggcattcatattTACAGTACGATCATGACCGagatatttttgaagttcgcaccgctatccgcGAACACCAGAGGAATAATCTGCAGACGGTGAATGAAACTAGCAGGttatgttcatgtgggaaatggatcatctaccacatgccgtgcgcacatgccatgaagtgctttcaacaagttggtttaggggcaaccaactatgttgataggcaatacagtatTGTTGCATACACAGacacatatagtgggcagttgcagccattgggtgctgagcattattggccgtcAGAAttatttaaaatggtgtgtaacaaggactatttgcgcaagctgcaagtgcaaaagagatcGCGTAtccggaaccaaatggatgttggtgataccgtttatgcgcgtaaatggaGCATATGCTCACAAATAGAACACTAccatcgtaaatgtccttcagctagtgtaggtggcggtggtaatctagctcctggtgcaagttcgtcgaatgtacccaactatcaaggatacacctaG